In the genome of Fundulus heteroclitus isolate FHET01 unplaced genomic scaffold, MU-UCD_Fhet_4.1 scaffold_36, whole genome shotgun sequence, one region contains:
- the sox11b gene encoding transcription factor SOX-11 isoform X1, producing MVQHRELPGAAAGKGSREAPHTEDGELLAASARGAVPLKPDWCKTASGHIKRPMNAFMVWSKIERRKIMEQSPDMHNAEISKRLGKRWKMLKDTEKIPFIREAERLRLKHMADYPDYKYRPKKKPKTEGCAFPPGKSSSAQSPEKSGGGRPASKNPAAAKKLSRLKAGKSAAAAGGGRAGGRPPPPLQDHRYRYMVSSSFKSVKREFTDDEEEEEEDEDEEDSEEEFKAEEEEEEEPSRFGVPSEPQFESSGRLFYSFKNITRQGGASYPASLSPASSSSSSSSRSGSTSSCCGEDPDEPAPGFLGDPWASSCSAAAGNLSLSLVDKDLDSCGSEASLGSHFEFPDYCTPELSEMIAGDWLEANFSDLVFTY from the coding sequence ATGGTCCAGCACAGGGAGCTTCCTGGAGCGGCGGCCGGCAAGGGGTCCCGCGAGGCGCCGCACACCGAGGACGGTGAGCTGCTGGCGGCGTCGGCCCGCGGCGCCGTGCCGCTGAAGCCGGACTGGTGCAAGACGGCGTCGGGTCACATCAAGCGGCCGATGAACGCCTTCATGGTGTGGTCCAAGATCGAGCGGCGGAAGATCATGGAGCAGAGCCCCGACATGCACAACGCGGAGATCTCCAAGCGGCTCGGCAAGCGCTGGAAGATGCTGAAGGACACCGAGAAGATCCCGTTCATCCGGGAGGCGGAGCGGCTGCGGCTCAAGCACATGGCCGACTACCCGGACTACAAGTACCGGCCCAAGAAGAAGCCCAAGACCGAGGGCTGCGCGTTCCCGCCGGGCAAGTCCTCCTCCGCGCAGTCCCCGGAGAAAAGCGGCGGGGGGCGGCCGGCCAGCAAGAACCCCGCGGCCGCCAAGAAGCTCTCCCGACTGAAGGCCGGGAAGagcgcggcggcggcggggggCGGCCGTGCGGGCGGCCGCCCCCCGCCGCCGCTCCAGGACCACCGGTACCGGTACATggtcagcagcagctttaagagCGTGAAACGGGAGTTTACCGACgacgaggaggaagaggaggaggacgaagACGAGGAGGACTCTGAGGAAGAGTTCAAagcggaggaggaagaggaggaggaaccgAGCCGGTTCGGCGTCCCGTCCGAGCCGCAGTTCGAGTCCTCCGGGCGGCTCTTCTACAGCTTCAAGAACATCACCCGGCAGGGCGGCGCCTCCTACCCGGCCTCCCTGtcccccgcctcctcctcctcctcctcctcctcccggtCCGGCTCCACGTCCTCCTGCTGCGGGGAGGACCCGGACGAGCCGGCGCCGGGCTTCCTGGGCGACCCGTGGGCCTCGTCGTGCAGCGCGGCCGCCGGCAACCTGAGTCTGTCCCTGGTGGACAAGGACCTGGACTCCTGCGGCAGCGAGGCCAGCCTCGGCTCCCACTTCGAGTTCCCGGACTACTGCACGCCGGAGCTCAGCGAGATGATCGCCGGCGACTGGCTGGAGGCCAACTTCTCGGACCTGGTCTTCACCTACTGA
- the sox11b gene encoding transcription factor SOX-11 isoform X2: protein MVQHRELPGAAAGKGSREAPHTEDGELLAASARGAVPLKPDWCKTASGHIKRPMNAFMVWSKIERRKIMEQSPDMHNAEISKRLGKRWKMLKDTEKIPFIREAERLRLKHMADYPDYKYRPKKKPKTEGCAFPPGKSSSAQSPPLQDHRYRYMVSSSFKSVKREFTDDEEEEEEDEDEEDSEEEFKAEEEEEEEPSRFGVPSEPQFESSGRLFYSFKNITRQGGASYPASLSPASSSSSSSSRSGSTSSCCGEDPDEPAPGFLGDPWASSCSAAAGNLSLSLVDKDLDSCGSEASLGSHFEFPDYCTPELSEMIAGDWLEANFSDLVFTY, encoded by the exons ATGGTCCAGCACAGGGAGCTTCCTGGAGCGGCGGCCGGCAAGGGGTCCCGCGAGGCGCCGCACACCGAGGACGGTGAGCTGCTGGCGGCGTCGGCCCGCGGCGCCGTGCCGCTGAAGCCGGACTGGTGCAAGACGGCGTCGGGTCACATCAAGCGGCCGATGAACGCCTTCATGGTGTGGTCCAAGATCGAGCGGCGGAAGATCATGGAGCAGAGCCCCGACATGCACAACGCGGAGATCTCCAAGCGGCTCGGCAAGCGCTGGAAGATGCTGAAGGACACCGAGAAGATCCCGTTCATCCGGGAGGCGGAGCGGCTGCGGCTCAAGCACATGGCCGACTACCCGGACTACAAGTACCGGCCCAAGAAGAAGCCCAAGACCGAGGGCTGCGCGTTCCCGCCGGGCAAGTCCTCCTCCGCGCAGTCCCCG CCGCTCCAGGACCACCGGTACCGGTACATggtcagcagcagctttaagagCGTGAAACGGGAGTTTACCGACgacgaggaggaagaggaggaggacgaagACGAGGAGGACTCTGAGGAAGAGTTCAAagcggaggaggaagaggaggaggaaccgAGCCGGTTCGGCGTCCCGTCCGAGCCGCAGTTCGAGTCCTCCGGGCGGCTCTTCTACAGCTTCAAGAACATCACCCGGCAGGGCGGCGCCTCCTACCCGGCCTCCCTGtcccccgcctcctcctcctcctcctcctcctcccggtCCGGCTCCACGTCCTCCTGCTGCGGGGAGGACCCGGACGAGCCGGCGCCGGGCTTCCTGGGCGACCCGTGGGCCTCGTCGTGCAGCGCGGCCGCCGGCAACCTGAGTCTGTCCCTGGTGGACAAGGACCTGGACTCCTGCGGCAGCGAGGCCAGCCTCGGCTCCCACTTCGAGTTCCCGGACTACTGCACGCCGGAGCTCAGCGAGATGATCGCCGGCGACTGGCTGGAGGCCAACTTCTCGGACCTGGTCTTCACCTACTGA